A single genomic interval of Prionailurus viverrinus isolate Anna chromosome A2, UM_Priviv_1.0, whole genome shotgun sequence harbors:
- the PAX4 gene encoding LOW QUALITY PROTEIN: paired box protein Pax-4 (The sequence of the model RefSeq protein was modified relative to this genomic sequence to represent the inferred CDS: deleted 1 base in 1 codon), which translates to MAGAGSSLGLANEGQLAPNLVGEVERVRRNVALYHKTLQPKTVLSKRFHPNNLNHCRPSSKTKEGAPRRNPSPQSSQFLPFCEKCQPGTCHRMVGRGEGRCVDACFSCPGTSSVNQLGGLFVNGRPLPLDTRQQIVRLAVSGMRPCDISRSLKVSNGCVSKILARYYRTGVLEPKGIGGSKPRLATPPVVARIAQLKGERPALFAWEIQRQLCAEGLCTQDKTPSVSSINRVLRALQEDHRLPWAQLRSPDVLTPVPHTPRSGCEVPRGPHPGTGHRNRTIFSPGQAEALEKEFQRGQYPDSVARGKLAAATSLPEDTVRVWFSNRRAKWRRQEKLKWEMQIPGASHVPTVPNASPGIISAQPPGSVSSAVLPALESLGPSCYQLCWGTAADRCLSDNPPQASLKPCWGHLPPQLSSLDSVVLCHPYPSFHCLRGQCWCPCGLALVQLPTPARPGMREEGQSGKEMGWGGSNIILPKQITGSSSFL; encoded by the exons ATGGCGGGGGCTGGTAGCAGCCTGGGCCTAGCTAATGAGGGACAATTAGCCCCAAACCTGGTGGGGGAGGTTGAGAGAGTCAGACG AAACGTGGCCCTCTATCACAAAACACTACAACCCAAGACGGTTCTGAGCAAGAGATTTCACCCAAATAACCTCAATCATTGTAGACCGAGCTCCAAGACCAAAGAAGGAGCTCCCAGGAGGAACCCCTCTCCCCAGTCTTCCCAGTTCCTGCCCTTCTGTGAGAAGTGTCAGCCTGGAACATGCCACAGGATG gtgggcaggggagaggggagatgtgtgGATGCCTGCTTCTCATGTCCAGGGACCAGCAGTGTGAATCAGCTGGGGGGGCTTTTTGTGAACGGCCGGCCCCTGCCCCTGGACACCCGGCAGCAGATTGTTCGGCTGGCAGTCAGCGGGATGCGGCCCTGCGACATCTCACGGAGCCTTAAG GTATCTAATGGCTGTGTGAGCAAGATCCTAGCGCGTTACTACCGCACAGGTGTCTTGGAGCCCAAGGGGATTGGGGGCAGCAAACCCCGACTGGCCACACCCCCTGTGGTGGCTCGAATTGCCCAGCTGAAGGGTGAGCGCCCTGCCCTCTTTGCCTGGGAGATCCAacgccagctctgtgctgaagggCTTTGCACCCAGGACAAGACTCCCAGT GTCTCTTCCATCAACCGAGTCCTGCGGGCACTACAGGAGGACCACCGACTGCCCTGGGCACAGCTCAGGTCACCAG ATGTTTTGACTCCAGTTCCTCACACTCCCCGCAGTGGCTGTGAGGTTCCTCGGGGTCCCCACCCAGGGACTGGCCACCGGAATCGGACCATCTTCTCCCCAGGCCAAGCTGAGGCTCTGGAGAAAG AGTTCCAGCGTGGGCAGTATCCTGATTCAGTGGCCCGTGGAAAGCTGGCCGCTGCCACCTCTCTGCCTGAGGACACGGTGAGG GTCTGGTTTTCCAACCGAAGAGCCAAATGGCGCCGACAAGAGAAGCTCAAGTGGGAAATGCAGATTCCAG GTGCTTCCCATGTACCAACTGTGCCCAATGCCTCCCCTGGGATCATCTCTGCACAG CCCCCTGGGAGTGTGTCTTCAGCAGTCCTGCCTGCCCTGGAATCCTTGGGTCCCTCCTGCTATCAGCTGTGCTGGGGGACAGCAGCAGACAGGTGTCTGAGTGACAACCCACCCCAAGCCTCTCTCAAGCCCTGCTGGG GCCACCTGCCTCCT CAGCTGAGCTCCCTGGATTCAGTAGTGCTTTGCCATCCTTACCCTTCCTTCCACTGCCTCCGTGGCCAGTGTTGGTGCCCCTGCGGCCTTGCTCTGGtccagctccccacccctgcaagGCCTGGAATGAGGGAGGAGGGCCAGAGTGGaaaggagatggggtggggaggatctAATATCATCCTGCCCAAGCAGATTACTGGTTCCTCTTCTTTCCTGTGA